A portion of the Phyllobacterium zundukense genome contains these proteins:
- a CDS encoding SAM domain-containing protein, which produces MSDIASWLGKLGLDKYVEAFTLNEVDCDALRHLAKHPTSLHACRR; this is translated from the coding sequence ATGTCGGACATCGCCTCATGGCTGGGCAAGCTGGGACTGGATAAATACGTCGAGGCGTTTACCCTCAATGAAGTCGACTGCGACGCGCTGCGGCATCTCGCGAAACACCCAACCTCTCTGCACGCTTGCAGGCGCTAG
- a CDS encoding ABC transporter: protein MNKVLITVVAVLTVMSLSACGSIGKGKAPPPMAEPTAAPVYK from the coding sequence ATGAACAAAGTTCTGATCACCGTCGTTGCCGTACTAACAGTGATGAGTTTAAGTGCCTGCGGATCAATCGGCAAAGGAAAAGCTCCTCCGCCAATGGCGGAACCGACTGCAGCGCCAGTCTATAAATAG
- a CDS encoding methyltransferase domain-containing protein codes for MKPSDPYAVTDKLDDTLLQVIVTRLETRGKHPLFDGMLRDYLGAMEIDTAKSVLDLGCGTGVAARAIARRPRFAGRVLGIDLSKALARAASKLADDEGLGDRTEFRAGDSRKLELADGSFDALVAHTLLSHVDEPILVLKEAARLVRPGGMIGIFDGDYASMTFGHADPVKGQAYDNAVVGGVVTSPRVMRQMPRLVEAADLQLVTTFPYILAEVGKADFWAPAIESFRRLLPKAGAMTDEEANAWAEGLQNDSANGIFFGASNFYGYVIRRP; via the coding sequence ATGAAGCCCAGTGATCCCTATGCCGTCACCGACAAACTCGACGACACTCTGCTGCAGGTGATCGTCACGCGACTGGAGACCCGTGGCAAGCATCCGCTCTTCGACGGAATGCTACGCGATTACCTTGGTGCCATGGAGATAGACACGGCAAAATCCGTCCTTGACCTTGGGTGCGGCACTGGTGTCGCGGCTCGGGCGATCGCTCGCCGCCCACGGTTTGCAGGACGCGTGCTCGGGATTGATCTCAGTAAAGCTTTGGCAAGGGCAGCCAGCAAACTGGCGGACGATGAAGGGTTGGGCGACCGCACGGAATTTCGCGCGGGCGACAGCCGCAAGCTCGAACTTGCCGACGGTTCCTTTGATGCGCTTGTGGCACACACCCTGCTCAGCCACGTCGATGAGCCGATACTTGTTCTGAAGGAAGCGGCGCGGCTCGTTCGACCCGGCGGGATGATCGGTATCTTCGACGGTGATTACGCATCCATGACGTTCGGACATGCCGATCCAGTCAAGGGACAAGCCTACGACAATGCAGTCGTTGGCGGCGTGGTAACCAGCCCACGGGTGATGCGGCAGATGCCCCGCCTCGTTGAGGCGGCCGACTTGCAGCTCGTCACCACATTTCCCTACATTCTCGCCGAAGTTGGCAAAGCCGATTTTTGGGCACCAGCCATTGAATCCTTCCGCCGACTGCTACCCAAAGCCGGCGCAATGACCGATGAAGAGGCAAACGCCTGGGCTGAGGGCCTGCAGAACGACTCTGCTAACGGTATCTTCTTCGGTGCAAGCAATTTTTATGGCTACGTCATTCGACGGCCTTAG